TTATGGAAGGCAACAACCTGCTCATTATTGCCGGGGGAATTGGAATGGCGCCTCTCAGGTCGCTCCTTTTGTACGCCCTTGATCACAGGAGTAAATTTAAAGATATTATCCTTATGTATGGAGCCAGAAACAGGGAGGATTTCCTTTTTGTGGGAGAGTTGCTTTCTCTCCAGGGCCGCAAGGACGTAAAAACGCTTTTGGCTGTCGAGCATGACCCTGACGGCGCCTGGGAAGGTGAGGTAGGCTTTGTCACCGATCTTTTCCACAAACTCGACATCAATGCCAATAATACCTACGCCGCCGTCTGCGGCCCGCCTGTTATGTATAAATTTGTCATAAACAATCTTCTTGACATGGGATTTTCCAAGGGAAATATTCTCATGTCCCTTGAACGAAAAATGAAGTGCGGTATAGGTAAATGCGTGCACTGCAGTGTCGGTTTTAAATATACCTGTCTTGACGGTCCCATATTTACCTATTGGGATGCCATCAACATGAGGGAGATCATTTAATGTCCAAACCCAAAATAGGCATATTCAGTTTTACCTGCTGCGAAGGTTGCCAGCTTGAGATTGTTAACTGTGAAGACGAACTTCTCGAC
Above is a window of Deltaproteobacteria bacterium DNA encoding:
- a CDS encoding FAD/NAD(P)-binding protein, translating into MIQFAQKALFYNPYLPHPCRIVASTPQTEDTMLFKVRFEDDKLAEEFIHKPGQFVQVSVMGTGECPISIASPPTRHGTVDLCIRKAGRVTEAFHAMGQNALFGMRGPYGNGYPVDVMEGNNLLIIAGGIGMAPLRSLLLYALDHRSKFKDIILMYGARNREDFLFVGELLSLQGRKDVKTLLAVEHDPDGAWEGEVGFVTDLFHKLDINANNTYAAVCGPPVMYKFVINNLLDMGFSKGNILMSLERKMKCGIGKCVHCSVGFKYTCLDGPIFTYWDAINMREII